In one Pyxidicoccus xibeiensis genomic region, the following are encoded:
- a CDS encoding single stranded DNA-binding domain-containing protein, producing the protein MFTVRTQWKVGLAALLAVTLVAAPGAVVAKAPLNSIAEARQQPLGSTVTVVGVATSFTGAFFPNDNGFAIQDGKVGIYILDSLDADIQVGQVVQVTGTLTNSFGQVLSVDPTSIEVLGEANVPPPHPVKTGEVSEETEGRLVRIKGTIVSEIEDDAPFGFKFAVDDGTGPTFVFVNTGTGIDVSELEQGQRVVIQGFSGEFLGEYEVDPVFQEDIRILPSP; encoded by the coding sequence ATGTTCACGGTACGGACGCAGTGGAAGGTCGGGCTGGCCGCGCTGCTCGCGGTGACGCTCGTTGCTGCTCCAGGCGCGGTCGTCGCGAAGGCCCCGCTCAACTCCATCGCCGAGGCGCGTCAGCAGCCCCTGGGCAGCACCGTGACGGTGGTGGGCGTGGCGACTTCATTCACCGGAGCCTTCTTCCCCAATGACAACGGCTTCGCCATCCAGGACGGGAAGGTCGGCATCTACATCCTCGACTCGCTCGACGCGGACATCCAGGTCGGCCAGGTGGTCCAGGTGACGGGCACGCTGACCAACTCCTTCGGGCAGGTGCTCAGCGTCGATCCGACCTCCATCGAGGTGCTGGGCGAGGCGAACGTGCCCCCACCCCACCCCGTGAAGACGGGCGAGGTGAGCGAGGAGACCGAGGGCCGCCTCGTCCGCATCAAGGGCACCATCGTCAGCGAAATCGAGGATGACGCCCCCTTCGGGTTCAAGTTCGCGGTGGATGATGGCACCGGCCCCACCTTCGTGTTCGTCAATACCGGCACGGGCATCGACGTGAGCGAACTGGAGCAGGGCCAGCGCGTCGTCATCCAGGGCTTCAGCGGAGAGTTCCTCGGCGAGTACGAAGTGGACCCCGTGTTCCAGGAGGACATCCGCATCCTCCCGTCCCCTTGA
- a CDS encoding chondroitinase-B domain-containing protein: MRHLSLAVLLLLSGTSLAALKNVSTVSQLQSALASAQAGDEIVLADGTYDVSQNLSCSAEGTAAQPIVVRAANRHAARIRFNATEGFKVSGRYWTFDGLDIEGVCAQDSTCEHAFHVTGHAENFTLRNSRVRNFNAQLKSNAVRNTSGVYEQPHRGLIEHNEVYDTRARNTGNPVTKLNIDSGDDWVVRDNYLHDFAKAGGISYGAFMKSGGRRGLFERNLVICTKDAPAGDTRIGLSFGGGGTGNAFCAPAFDANVPCDPEHSDGVLRNNVIINCSDVAIYLNKATRTQVLFNTLIATTGVDFRYASSTGEAHGNVLSSVIRRRDSGSFTAGTNLVEVTSATWSTWYQAPLAGDLRIKGSVSQLIGAAAARASVTGDYCGRPRPTGSAYSLGALEHSLGDCSDAGTGGPTDAGTSGPDDAGTPVDAGTGTGSDAGTTGGDVDAGPSPSPSDEDRDGGGGCGAVPGLAAVLVGLLLPIALRRRGSRA, encoded by the coding sequence ATGCGTCACCTGTCCCTGGCCGTGCTGTTGCTGCTGTCCGGCACCAGTCTCGCGGCACTGAAGAACGTCTCCACGGTATCCCAGCTCCAGTCCGCGCTCGCCTCGGCACAGGCCGGCGACGAGATTGTGCTCGCGGACGGCACGTACGACGTCAGCCAGAACCTGAGCTGTTCCGCGGAGGGCACCGCGGCCCAGCCCATCGTGGTGCGGGCGGCAAACCGGCATGCGGCGCGCATCCGGTTCAACGCGACGGAGGGCTTCAAGGTCTCCGGGCGCTACTGGACCTTCGATGGCCTGGACATCGAGGGTGTGTGCGCGCAGGACAGCACCTGCGAGCACGCCTTCCACGTCACCGGGCACGCGGAGAACTTCACCCTCCGCAACAGCCGGGTCCGGAACTTCAACGCGCAGCTCAAGTCGAATGCGGTCCGGAACACCAGTGGCGTCTACGAGCAGCCGCACCGCGGCCTCATCGAGCACAACGAGGTCTACGACACGCGCGCCCGGAACACGGGCAACCCGGTGACGAAGCTCAACATCGACTCCGGTGACGACTGGGTGGTGCGTGACAACTACCTGCATGACTTCGCCAAGGCGGGCGGCATCTCCTACGGCGCCTTCATGAAGAGCGGCGGCCGCCGGGGCCTCTTCGAGCGCAACCTCGTCATCTGCACGAAGGACGCGCCGGCGGGCGACACGCGCATCGGCCTGTCCTTCGGCGGCGGCGGCACGGGCAACGCGTTCTGCGCGCCGGCGTTCGACGCGAACGTGCCGTGTGATCCGGAGCACTCGGATGGCGTCCTGCGCAACAACGTCATCATCAACTGCTCGGACGTGGCCATCTACCTGAACAAGGCCACGAGGACGCAGGTGCTGTTCAACACCCTCATCGCCACCACGGGCGTGGACTTCCGCTACGCCTCCAGCACCGGCGAGGCGCATGGCAACGTGCTGTCGTCGGTGATTCGCCGCCGTGACTCCGGGAGCTTCACCGCGGGCACGAATCTCGTGGAGGTGACGTCGGCGACGTGGTCCACGTGGTACCAGGCGCCGCTGGCGGGCGACCTGCGCATCAAGGGCAGCGTCTCGCAGCTCATCGGCGCGGCCGCCGCGCGGGCCTCGGTGACGGGGGACTACTGCGGGCGGCCCCGGCCGACGGGGTCGGCCTACAGCCTCGGGGCGCTGGAGCACTCGCTGGGAGATTGCAGCGACGCCGGCACTGGCGGCCCCACGGATGCCGGCACGAGCGGCCCCGACGATGCGGGCACGCCGGTGGACGCGGGCACGGGGACGGGGAGTGACGCCGGGACCACCGGAGGCGATGTGGACGCGGGCCCCAGCCCCAGTCCCAGCGACGAGGACCGGGACGGCGGCGGAGGCTGCGGCGCGGTGCCGGGGCTCGCTGCGGTGCTCGTGGGCTTGCTGCTGCCCATTGCACTGCGGCGCCGTGGCTCGCGGGCGTAG
- a CDS encoding ELWxxDGT repeat protein has translation MRTTRRVRALLAWTFAVLVGCGDIAEEGAGAEVAPRAARTELNLGTPGVRDINTRPVRFPNLEPASVPLTSTVTLFAASDELRGSELWRSDGTEAGTSLVKDLSPGLASSKPRFLTKAQGAVFFAARSEEGWGNLGTEALWKTDGTSAGTVLVKRLPRVDDSDQIAAMAQAGGTVFFLYDQNHGPQLWKSDGTEAGTVFVQSLGPPGDLKLLAVGNTVFFTAKDATYRPELWKLDMGGAVRLATFPSRPSSYALELLTPLGSTLYFAADKALWKSDGTASGTVVVSTQASRISELVAVNGTLFFASGGALWKSDGTTTTLIRSFDGGLRGLAAHGTALYFSATEATSGSEPWTSQGTLATTRLVKELVSGTAGSEPQEFFSWNGGVYFTASTSAGTRGLCRTDGTAAGTVTLKSWAEAEMPWFIKPHLLTPVGSALFFTVPEAPEDHFPQLTWRTTGTAKTTRELTGLWAGTRSSQARTQPLAVVGDSVYFIATDGTPGESLWRSDGTAAGSFLLRTYAQLGDESPTASWSGALGVGGTLFFRADDGVHGVELWKSDGTAFGTALVRDINPGPDGSYIDSFAELDGTLFFTAYDAVNGTSLWRSDGTGAGTVLVMAQGSTGGVNELAVMGGALYFSTSADVQEAGLWKSDGTPGGTSLVKVPLGGAWSYLHDLTPVNGALYFGTGDGYGVVQLWKSDGTASGTVPVKTGFDSLEEFYPAAWQDSLYFLADDGLHGYELWRSNGTAAGTVLVKDILPGPGSGAPHSLTRVGGQLVFAANDVLHGWELWRTNGTEAGTGLLVDLTPGPGTGLSLTEGDFAQFLGVEDRGVALFPGVDAAGGAELWQTDGTVAGTFRRVDLVPGPGSSDPNSMARVGDRLFFMAGDTVNGREPRFVAFPADLGSASGAAVVQGSTCTALSQVTPTCTQNALAQDASFSWTAPVSGTFVFTTEGSGYDTSLEVSDPVSGASLACNDDTGETLQSSVTVSVSAGQTLLITVDGYDTECGTFQLGILPSP, from the coding sequence TTGAGAACGACACGCCGGGTCCGGGCACTGCTGGCATGGACATTCGCGGTACTCGTGGGCTGTGGTGACATCGCGGAAGAGGGGGCCGGCGCAGAGGTGGCGCCTCGTGCCGCGCGGACGGAGCTGAACCTGGGCACCCCGGGGGTTCGGGACATCAACACCCGTCCGGTGCGGTTTCCCAACCTCGAGCCCGCGTCCGTGCCGCTCACGAGCACCGTGACGCTCTTCGCGGCGAGCGACGAGCTGCGTGGCTCCGAGCTGTGGCGCAGCGATGGCACCGAGGCGGGCACGTCGCTCGTCAAGGACCTCTCGCCGGGGCTCGCCAGCTCGAAGCCCCGGTTCCTGACGAAGGCCCAGGGCGCGGTCTTCTTCGCGGCCCGCAGCGAGGAGGGCTGGGGAAACCTCGGCACGGAGGCCCTCTGGAAGACCGACGGCACCTCCGCCGGAACGGTCCTGGTGAAGCGCCTGCCCAGGGTCGACGACTCGGACCAGATCGCGGCCATGGCCCAGGCCGGCGGAACGGTGTTCTTCCTCTATGACCAGAATCACGGACCGCAGCTCTGGAAGAGTGATGGCACCGAGGCTGGCACCGTGTTCGTCCAGTCCCTGGGACCTCCCGGGGACCTCAAGCTGCTTGCCGTGGGCAACACCGTGTTCTTCACCGCGAAGGACGCCACGTACAGGCCGGAGCTGTGGAAGCTGGACATGGGGGGCGCCGTGCGCCTCGCGACCTTCCCCTCCAGGCCGAGCTCCTACGCGCTGGAGCTCCTCACCCCCCTGGGGAGCACGCTCTATTTCGCCGCGGACAAGGCGCTGTGGAAGAGCGATGGGACTGCCTCGGGGACTGTCGTCGTGTCCACGCAGGCCTCCCGCATCTCCGAGCTGGTGGCCGTCAACGGCACGCTCTTCTTCGCGTCCGGAGGCGCGCTGTGGAAGAGCGACGGCACGACGACGACCCTGATTCGAAGCTTCGACGGGGGCCTGAGAGGCCTCGCCGCGCACGGCACGGCGCTCTACTTCTCCGCGACGGAGGCCACCTCCGGCAGCGAGCCGTGGACGAGCCAGGGCACGCTCGCGACCACGCGCCTGGTGAAGGAGCTGGTCTCGGGCACGGCGGGCTCGGAGCCCCAGGAGTTCTTCTCCTGGAACGGCGGCGTCTACTTCACCGCCTCGACCTCCGCGGGCACGCGCGGGCTGTGTCGCACCGATGGCACCGCCGCTGGAACCGTGACCCTCAAGAGCTGGGCCGAGGCGGAGATGCCCTGGTTCATCAAGCCCCACCTCCTGACGCCCGTGGGCAGTGCGCTGTTCTTCACCGTGCCGGAGGCCCCCGAGGACCACTTTCCGCAGCTCACCTGGAGGACCACCGGCACGGCCAAGACGACGCGGGAGCTGACGGGCCTGTGGGCGGGCACCCGGAGCTCCCAGGCCCGCACGCAGCCGCTCGCCGTCGTGGGCGACAGCGTCTACTTCATCGCCACCGATGGCACCCCCGGCGAGTCGCTCTGGAGGAGCGATGGGACCGCGGCGGGCAGCTTCCTGCTCAGGACCTACGCGCAGTTGGGGGACGAGTCCCCGACAGCCTCCTGGTCGGGAGCGCTCGGCGTGGGAGGGACCCTGTTCTTCAGGGCGGACGACGGAGTGCATGGTGTCGAGCTCTGGAAGAGTGACGGCACCGCGTTCGGGACCGCCCTCGTGCGCGACATCAACCCGGGGCCGGACGGCTCCTACATCGACTCGTTCGCCGAGCTGGATGGAACCCTGTTCTTCACCGCCTACGACGCCGTCAACGGCACGTCGCTGTGGCGCAGCGATGGGACCGGCGCGGGGACCGTCCTCGTCATGGCGCAAGGCTCCACCGGCGGCGTCAACGAGCTCGCCGTGATGGGAGGCGCGCTCTACTTCTCGACCTCCGCGGACGTGCAGGAGGCCGGCCTGTGGAAGAGCGATGGAACTCCGGGCGGGACGAGTCTGGTGAAGGTTCCGCTGGGGGGCGCCTGGTCCTACCTCCACGACCTCACGCCGGTGAATGGCGCCTTGTACTTCGGCACCGGCGATGGCTACGGCGTGGTGCAGCTCTGGAAGAGCGACGGGACGGCGAGCGGCACGGTCCCCGTCAAGACCGGGTTCGACAGCCTGGAGGAGTTCTATCCAGCAGCCTGGCAGGACTCGCTCTACTTCCTCGCGGACGACGGCCTGCATGGCTACGAGCTGTGGCGGAGCAATGGCACGGCGGCCGGGACGGTCCTCGTCAAGGACATCCTGCCCGGCCCCGGGAGCGGTGCGCCGCACTCCCTGACGCGCGTGGGCGGGCAGCTGGTCTTCGCGGCGAATGACGTGCTCCACGGTTGGGAGCTGTGGCGCACGAACGGCACGGAGGCGGGAACGGGCCTGCTGGTGGACCTGACGCCGGGGCCGGGCACCGGCTTGAGCCTCACGGAGGGAGACTTCGCCCAGTTCCTGGGCGTGGAGGACCGCGGGGTGGCGCTCTTCCCCGGGGTGGACGCGGCGGGCGGCGCGGAGCTGTGGCAGACCGATGGGACCGTGGCGGGGACCTTCCGGCGCGTCGACCTCGTCCCCGGTCCCGGCTCCTCCGACCCCAACTCGATGGCCCGCGTCGGCGACCGGCTCTTCTTCATGGCCGGCGATACGGTGAATGGCCGCGAGCCACGGTTCGTGGCCTTCCCCGCGGACCTGGGCTCGGCCTCGGGCGCCGCCGTGGTCCAGGGCTCCACCTGCACCGCGCTGAGCCAGGTGACGCCCACCTGCACCCAGAACGCGCTGGCGCAGGATGCCTCGTTCTCCTGGACCGCACCCGTCTCGGGGACCTTCGTGTTCACCACGGAGGGGTCCGGCTACGACACGAGCCTCGAGGTGTCGGACCCGGTCTCCGGCGCCTCGCTCGCGTGCAACGACGACACGGGCGAGACGCTCCAGTCCTCCGTGACGGTGAGCGTGTCCGCCGGGCAGACCCTGCTCATCACCGTGGACGGCTACGACACCGAGTGCGGCACGTTCCAGCTCGGCATCCTTCCCTCGCCGTAG